A window of Fimbriimonadaceae bacterium contains these coding sequences:
- a CDS encoding HD domain-containing protein — protein sequence MRGLQIGDLQLGGWDRSGRIKGKQLANLWEERYSRIVVVDSDAEHVARVRTILESSGCGEVIDLPPGRSPSRLAKRVEDLCPDLVMIDPGEGRFQMLEGVQNRLASNELIPLLVFSATESPEMRRHALRLGAADFMAKPGDHDEILLRCRNFLNMRAMHVELRERARSLEDQVFRRTCALEESKAEILARLAMASEWRDDDTGEHTKRVGELSALIAKELGWNDEDVRTIALAAPLHDLGKIGIPDSILLSANGLSKEEFETMKTHTKIGAEILAGSRSPLLEMAETIAISHHERWDGRGYPNGLAGRDIPQCGRIVAVADVYDALTHDRPYKRAWPLEEAIAEIRKNSGAHFDPAVVEAFLQVVGQPSRRAA from the coding sequence TTGCGCGGGTTGCAAATCGGCGATCTTCAACTTGGAGGGTGGGATCGCAGCGGTCGCATCAAGGGGAAGCAGTTGGCCAATTTGTGGGAAGAGCGCTATTCGAGGATTGTGGTCGTCGATTCCGACGCAGAACACGTGGCGCGCGTTCGGACCATTCTCGAGTCGTCCGGATGTGGCGAAGTGATCGATCTGCCGCCCGGGCGTTCGCCTTCGAGACTCGCCAAGCGCGTCGAAGACTTGTGCCCCGATCTGGTGATGATCGATCCGGGCGAGGGCCGGTTCCAGATGCTCGAAGGCGTCCAAAACCGACTGGCCTCCAACGAGTTGATTCCACTCCTCGTGTTCAGCGCGACCGAATCGCCTGAAATGCGGCGCCACGCGCTGCGGCTGGGGGCCGCCGACTTCATGGCCAAGCCGGGCGACCACGACGAGATTCTCCTGCGCTGCCGCAACTTCCTCAACATGCGCGCGATGCACGTTGAGCTGCGCGAGCGGGCCCGATCGCTGGAGGACCAGGTCTTTCGCCGAACGTGCGCCCTGGAGGAGTCCAAAGCCGAGATTCTTGCGAGGCTCGCGATGGCTTCTGAGTGGCGCGACGACGACACCGGCGAGCACACCAAGCGCGTCGGCGAGCTGTCCGCTCTCATCGCGAAGGAGTTGGGTTGGAACGACGAGGACGTGCGCACCATCGCGCTCGCCGCCCCTTTGCACGACCTCGGCAAGATCGGCATTCCCGACTCGATCCTCCTGAGCGCCAACGGCCTCTCGAAAGAGGAGTTCGAGACGATGAAGACCCACACGAAGATCGGCGCGGAGATTCTCGCCGGCAGCCGCTCTCCGCTGCTGGAAATGGCTGAGACCATCGCGATCTCCCACCACGAGCGGTGGGACGGGCGCGGCTATCCGAACGGCCTCGCGGGACGGGATATTCCGCAGTGCGGCCGGATCGTGGCCGTGGCAGACGTCTACGACGCGCTGACCCACGATCGCCCTTACAAACGCGCATGGCCCTTGGAAGAGGCGATCGCCGAGATTCGGAAGAACTCGGGCGCCCACTTCGACCCGGCCGTGGTCGAAGCGTTCCTCCAGGTCGTCGGCCAGCCTTCGCGCCGGGCGGCCTGA
- a CDS encoding cyclic nucleotide-binding domain-containing protein yields MAAVNGPMKHQEIFAKNYLVNGLSKEAIDQIADIAVFDGKIAGESLIEKGDKSGDLFVILEGTVNVYTDKGDKIADSGPGSVLGEVALVDDGPRSATAVCVGQVKYARLPAKDLRKFMATNKDVGFVMLANLARVLSMRLRNTAAVMEDLRAQTEDPWKNAF; encoded by the coding sequence ATGGCAGCGGTGAACGGACCGATGAAGCACCAAGAGATTTTTGCGAAGAACTACCTCGTCAACGGCCTCAGCAAGGAAGCGATCGATCAGATCGCCGACATCGCCGTCTTCGACGGGAAGATCGCAGGCGAGTCGCTGATCGAGAAGGGAGACAAGAGCGGCGATCTCTTCGTGATCCTCGAGGGCACGGTGAATGTCTACACGGACAAAGGCGACAAGATCGCCGATTCCGGGCCCGGCAGCGTGCTCGGGGAAGTCGCTCTCGTGGACGACGGGCCCCGATCCGCCACCGCGGTCTGCGTCGGGCAGGTGAAGTACGCCCGTCTGCCGGCCAAGGACCTGCGCAAGTTCATGGCCACGAACAAGGACGTGGGCTTCGTCATGCTGGCGAATCTGGCGCGCGTGCTGAGCATGCGCCTGCGCAACACGGCTGCCGTGATGGAAGACCTGCGCGCCCAAACGGAAGACCCCTGGAAGAA
- a CDS encoding DUF190 domain-containing protein → MKIEGPGKCLRIYCGETDQWHGRPLYAAIVERAREQGMAGATVTRGVMGFGARSRIHTASVLRLSEDLPIVIEIVDTADRVDTFLPLLDEMVDEGLVATWDLSIERYVHGADPEPER, encoded by the coding sequence ATGAAGATCGAAGGACCCGGAAAGTGCCTGCGCATCTACTGCGGCGAAACCGACCAGTGGCACGGCCGCCCTCTCTACGCCGCGATCGTGGAGCGGGCGCGCGAACAGGGGATGGCGGGCGCGACGGTGACCCGCGGCGTCATGGGATTCGGCGCCCGGAGCCGCATCCACACGGCATCGGTGCTCCGCCTATCGGAAGATCTGCCGATCGTGATCGAAATCGTGGACACGGCCGATCGCGTCGACACCTTCCTCCCGCTGCTCGACGAGATGGTGGACGAGGGGCTCGTCGCCACGTGGGACCTCTCGATCGAGCGCTACGTCCACGGCGCCGACCCCGAGCCGGAGAGGTAA
- the crcB gene encoding fluoride efflux transporter CrcB has protein sequence MAKTLMVGCGGFLGANLRYWLGGLIQNRAGSVFPIGTLAVNVSGSFVLGALLALALRENWSPGWRLFLGVGLLGGYTTFSTFSHEAVGLLGDGSHRLALLYVLGNVVLGIVGAWLGIVAARSMAGG, from the coding sequence TTGGCGAAAACCCTCATGGTCGGATGTGGCGGCTTCCTGGGCGCGAATCTGCGGTATTGGCTCGGTGGTCTGATTCAGAACCGTGCCGGCAGCGTGTTTCCGATCGGAACGCTCGCCGTCAATGTGTCGGGGTCGTTTGTGCTGGGCGCGCTGCTCGCGCTCGCGTTGCGCGAGAACTGGTCGCCCGGATGGAGGCTCTTTCTCGGCGTGGGTCTCTTGGGCGGCTACACCACGTTCTCCACCTTCTCACACGAAGCGGTGGGGTTGCTGGGCGACGGAAGCCACCGCCTTGCGTTGCTGTACGTGCTGGGCAACGTGGTCCTTGGCATCGTGGGAGCCTGGTTGGGGATCGTCGCCGCGCGCTCCATGGCGGGAGGCTAA